A genomic region of Leptolyngbya sp. NIES-2104 contains the following coding sequences:
- a CDS encoding DUF6151 family protein, with translation MTHSIRCHCGKLKGTVHQNQAVNRCVCYCADCQAFARFLKREHEILDDIGGTSIIQTIPANITFTEGIENLTCMRLTANGLLRWYTTCCHMPIGNTPPTLNPSVVGLVHNCLDSDQTSLDNAFGPIRMYVHTQSAIGEEKPKSAGVLSGILRVLGMALRARLDGRYKQTPFFVVKSGTPIVIPKVLSDDELKSIKNAV, from the coding sequence ATGACCCACTCGATTCGATGTCATTGTGGCAAACTCAAGGGCACAGTTCACCAAAATCAAGCGGTCAATCGATGCGTGTGCTACTGTGCAGATTGCCAAGCCTTCGCCCGTTTTCTAAAACGAGAGCATGAAATCCTGGATGACATAGGAGGAACCAGCATCATTCAGACAATCCCTGCCAACATCACATTTACCGAAGGCATTGAGAATCTGACCTGTATGCGTCTTACCGCGAATGGATTGCTGCGATGGTATACAACCTGTTGTCATATGCCGATCGGAAATACGCCTCCAACCCTCAACCCATCTGTTGTTGGTTTAGTTCATAACTGTTTAGATTCAGATCAAACGTCATTAGATAACGCCTTTGGTCCTATTCGGATGTACGTACATACCCAATCTGCAATCGGGGAAGAGAAGCCAAAATCAGCAGGAGTTTTATCTGGCATCTTGCGCGTACTTGGCATGGCACTGAGAGCGCGTCTGGATGGCAGGTATAAACAAACTCCATTCTTTGTCGTGAAATCTGGGACTCCGATTGTTATTCCAAAGGTACTCAGCGATGACGAATTGAAGAGCATCAAGAATGCTGTATAG
- a CDS encoding VOC family protein gives MFDHVKFGVSDYAASKAFFLKALEPLGVAVVSEGPPTYGVELSPPAGQASLCLYQTEEKPAHLHLAFTAENRQQVEAFYRAALAAGGEDNGAPGLRPHYHTNYYAAFVIGPDGHNIEVVCHESNA, from the coding sequence ATGTTTGACCACGTCAAATTCGGCGTCAGCGACTATGCCGCGAGCAAAGCGTTTTTCCTCAAGGCACTTGAACCGCTCGGTGTCGCTGTTGTCTCGGAGGGACCGCCGACGTATGGTGTCGAGCTTAGCCCACCAGCGGGTCAGGCTTCATTATGCCTGTACCAAACCGAGGAGAAGCCAGCGCATCTTCACTTGGCGTTTACTGCCGAGAATCGCCAGCAAGTCGAAGCGTTCTACCGCGCGGCACTGGCCGCAGGCGGCGAAGACAACGGTGCGCCGGGTCTGCGCCCGCACTACCACACGAACTATTATGCCGCTTTCGTCATTGGTCCGGACGGGCACAACATCGAAGTGGTTTGCCACGAATCCAACGCCTAA